Proteins from a genomic interval of Mustela lutreola isolate mMusLut2 chromosome 4, mMusLut2.pri, whole genome shotgun sequence:
- the LOC131828625 gene encoding cytochrome P450 2C41-like isoform X1 encodes MDLVVVLVLCLSCWLLLSLWKQSSGKGKLPPGPTPLPFIGNILQLDVKNLSKSLSNLSKAYGPVFTLYFGMKPTVVLYGYEAVKEALIDLGEEFSARGSFPLAEKVNKGHGILFTNGNKWKEIRRFSLMTLRTLGMGKSDLESRVQEEACHLVEALRKTKALPYDPTFVLGCASCNVICSIIFQNRFDYTDQILIGFLKIFNENLKILSSPWIQIYNSFPALLDYLPGSHNTILNNSVFINNYILEKIKEHQESLEVNNPRDFIDYFLMKMGQEKENDHLKFTFENLVTSASDLFGAGTETTSTTLRYSLLLLLKHPEVTAKVQEEIERVIGRCQSPCMQDRSRMPYMNAVLHEIQRYIDLIPNSLPHAVTRDIKFRNYVIPKGTNVLVSLTSVLHDEQEFPNPEVFDPAHFLDDNGNFKKSDYFMPFSAGKRICLGEGLARMELFLFLTTILQKFTLKSLVDPKDIDTTPTASGFSHVPPPYQLCFIPI; translated from the exons ATGGATCTAGTTGTGGTTCTGGTGCTCTGTCTCTCCTGTTGGCTTCTCCTTTCACTCTGGAAACAGAGCTCTGGAAAGGGGAAGCTCCCACCTGGCCCCACTCCTCTCCCTTTCATTGGAAATATCCTCCAGTTAGATGTGAAGAACCTCAGCAAGTCCTTGAGCAAT CTCTCAAAAGCGTATGGCCCTGTATTCACTCTGTATTTTGGCATGAAGCCCACCGTTGTACTCTATGGGTATGAAGCAGTGAAGGAAGCCCTGATTGATCTGGGAGAAGAGTTTTCTGCAAGAGGAAGTTTCCCCTTAGCTGAAAAAGTTAATAAAGGACATG GAATCCTTTTCACTAACGGAAACAAATGGAAGGAGATACGGCGCTTCTCCCTCATGACCCTGCGGACTTTGGGGATGGGAAAGAGTGACCTTGAGAGCCGAGTTCAAGAGGAAGCCTGCCACCTTGTAGAAGCTTTGAGAAAAACCAAAG CCTTACCCTATGATCCCACTTTTGTCCTGGGCTGTGCTTCCTGCAATGTGATCTGCTCCATCATTTTCCAAAATCGTTTTGATTATACAGATCAGATTTTAATTGGcttcctgaaaatatttaacGAAAACCTCAAGATTTTGAGTTCCCCATGGATTCAG atCTACAATAGCTTCCCTGCTCTCCTTGATTATCTCCCAGGAAGTCATAACACAATACTTAacaattctgtttttataaataattacattttggagaaaataaaagaacaccaAGAATCCTTGGAAGTGAACAATCCTCGGGACTTCATTGATTACTTCCTGATGAAAATGGGACAG GAAAAGGAGAATGATCACTTGAAGTTTACTTTTGAAAACTTAGTAACCAGTGCGTCTGATTTATTTGGAGCTGGGACAGAAACAACAAGCACCACCCTACGATATAGTCTCCTGCTTCTGCTGAAGCACCCAGAAGTCACAG CTAAAGTCCAGGAAGAGATTGAGCGTGTAATTGGCAGATGCCAGAGCCCTTGCATGCAAGACAGGAGCCGCATGCCCTATATGAATGCAGTATTGCACGAGATCCAGAGATACATTGATCTTATCCCAAACAGCCTGCCTCATGCAGTGACCCGTGACATTAAATTCAGAAACTATGTCATCCCCAAG GGCACAAACGTGTTAGTATCACTGACTTCTGTGCTACACGATGAACAAGAATTCCCCAACCCAGAGGTATTTGACCCTGCCCACTTCCTGGATGATAATGGCAACTTTAAGAAGAGTGATTATTTCATGCCTTTCTCAGCAG GAAAACGAATATGTTTGGGAGAAGGACTGGCCCGTATGGAGCTGTTTTTATTCTTGACCACCATTTTACAGAAATTTACCCTGAAATCTCTGGTTGACCCAAAGGACATTGATACCACCCCAACTGCCAGTGGGTTTAGCCATGTCCCACCCCCCTACCAGCTCTGCTTCATTCCCATATGA
- the LOC131828625 gene encoding cytochrome P450 2C41-like isoform X3 encodes MDLVVVLVLCLSCWLLLSLWKQSSGKGKLPPGPTPLPFIGNILQLDVKNLSKSLSNLSKAYGPVFTLYFGMKPTVVLYGYEAVKEALIDLGEEFSARGSFPLAEKVNKGHGILFTNGNKWKEIRRFSLMTLRTLGMGKSDLESRVQEEACHLVEALRKTKALPYDPTFVLGCASCNVICSIIFQNRFDYTDQILIGFLKIFNENLKILSSPWIQKIKEHQESLEVNNPRDFIDYFLMKMGQEKENDHLKFTFENLVTSASDLFGAGTETTSTTLRYSLLLLLKHPEVTAKVQEEIERVIGRCQSPCMQDRSRMPYMNAVLHEIQRYIDLIPNSLPHAVTRDIKFRNYVIPKGTNVLVSLTSVLHDEQEFPNPEVFDPAHFLDDNGNFKKSDYFMPFSAGKRICLGEGLARMELFLFLTTILQKFTLKSLVDPKDIDTTPTASGFSHVPPPYQLCFIPI; translated from the exons ATGGATCTAGTTGTGGTTCTGGTGCTCTGTCTCTCCTGTTGGCTTCTCCTTTCACTCTGGAAACAGAGCTCTGGAAAGGGGAAGCTCCCACCTGGCCCCACTCCTCTCCCTTTCATTGGAAATATCCTCCAGTTAGATGTGAAGAACCTCAGCAAGTCCTTGAGCAAT CTCTCAAAAGCGTATGGCCCTGTATTCACTCTGTATTTTGGCATGAAGCCCACCGTTGTACTCTATGGGTATGAAGCAGTGAAGGAAGCCCTGATTGATCTGGGAGAAGAGTTTTCTGCAAGAGGAAGTTTCCCCTTAGCTGAAAAAGTTAATAAAGGACATG GAATCCTTTTCACTAACGGAAACAAATGGAAGGAGATACGGCGCTTCTCCCTCATGACCCTGCGGACTTTGGGGATGGGAAAGAGTGACCTTGAGAGCCGAGTTCAAGAGGAAGCCTGCCACCTTGTAGAAGCTTTGAGAAAAACCAAAG CCTTACCCTATGATCCCACTTTTGTCCTGGGCTGTGCTTCCTGCAATGTGATCTGCTCCATCATTTTCCAAAATCGTTTTGATTATACAGATCAGATTTTAATTGGcttcctgaaaatatttaacGAAAACCTCAAGATTTTGAGTTCCCCATGGATTCAG aaaataaaagaacaccaAGAATCCTTGGAAGTGAACAATCCTCGGGACTTCATTGATTACTTCCTGATGAAAATGGGACAG GAAAAGGAGAATGATCACTTGAAGTTTACTTTTGAAAACTTAGTAACCAGTGCGTCTGATTTATTTGGAGCTGGGACAGAAACAACAAGCACCACCCTACGATATAGTCTCCTGCTTCTGCTGAAGCACCCAGAAGTCACAG CTAAAGTCCAGGAAGAGATTGAGCGTGTAATTGGCAGATGCCAGAGCCCTTGCATGCAAGACAGGAGCCGCATGCCCTATATGAATGCAGTATTGCACGAGATCCAGAGATACATTGATCTTATCCCAAACAGCCTGCCTCATGCAGTGACCCGTGACATTAAATTCAGAAACTATGTCATCCCCAAG GGCACAAACGTGTTAGTATCACTGACTTCTGTGCTACACGATGAACAAGAATTCCCCAACCCAGAGGTATTTGACCCTGCCCACTTCCTGGATGATAATGGCAACTTTAAGAAGAGTGATTATTTCATGCCTTTCTCAGCAG GAAAACGAATATGTTTGGGAGAAGGACTGGCCCGTATGGAGCTGTTTTTATTCTTGACCACCATTTTACAGAAATTTACCCTGAAATCTCTGGTTGACCCAAAGGACATTGATACCACCCCAACTGCCAGTGGGTTTAGCCATGTCCCACCCCCCTACCAGCTCTGCTTCATTCCCATATGA
- the LOC131828625 gene encoding cytochrome P450 2C41-like isoform X2 encodes MDLVVVLVLCLSCWLLLSLWKQSSGKGKLPPGPTPLPFIGNILQLDVKNLSKSLSNLSKAYGPVFTLYFGMKPTVVLYGYEAVKEALIDLGEEFSARGSFPLAEKVNKGHGILFTNGNKWKEIRRFSLMTLRTLGMGKSDLESRVQEEACHLVEALRKTKALPYDPTFVLGCASCNVICSIIFQNRFDYTDQILIGFLKIFNENLKILSSPWIQIYNSFPALLDYLPGSHNTILNNSVFINNYILEKIKEHQESLEVNNPRDFIDYFLMKMGQEKENDHLKFTFENLVTSASDLFGAGTETTSTTLRYSLLLLLKHPEVTAKVQEEIERVIGRCQSPCMQDRSRMPYMNAVLHEIQRYIDLIPNSLPHAVTRDIKFRNYVIPKGTNVLVSLTSVLHDEQEFPNPEVFDPAHFLDDNGNFKKSDYFMPFSAVLCRLWWSVVENWNSKSHCFHCTQHMGAPDLNLPRVSC; translated from the exons ATGGATCTAGTTGTGGTTCTGGTGCTCTGTCTCTCCTGTTGGCTTCTCCTTTCACTCTGGAAACAGAGCTCTGGAAAGGGGAAGCTCCCACCTGGCCCCACTCCTCTCCCTTTCATTGGAAATATCCTCCAGTTAGATGTGAAGAACCTCAGCAAGTCCTTGAGCAAT CTCTCAAAAGCGTATGGCCCTGTATTCACTCTGTATTTTGGCATGAAGCCCACCGTTGTACTCTATGGGTATGAAGCAGTGAAGGAAGCCCTGATTGATCTGGGAGAAGAGTTTTCTGCAAGAGGAAGTTTCCCCTTAGCTGAAAAAGTTAATAAAGGACATG GAATCCTTTTCACTAACGGAAACAAATGGAAGGAGATACGGCGCTTCTCCCTCATGACCCTGCGGACTTTGGGGATGGGAAAGAGTGACCTTGAGAGCCGAGTTCAAGAGGAAGCCTGCCACCTTGTAGAAGCTTTGAGAAAAACCAAAG CCTTACCCTATGATCCCACTTTTGTCCTGGGCTGTGCTTCCTGCAATGTGATCTGCTCCATCATTTTCCAAAATCGTTTTGATTATACAGATCAGATTTTAATTGGcttcctgaaaatatttaacGAAAACCTCAAGATTTTGAGTTCCCCATGGATTCAG atCTACAATAGCTTCCCTGCTCTCCTTGATTATCTCCCAGGAAGTCATAACACAATACTTAacaattctgtttttataaataattacattttggagaaaataaaagaacaccaAGAATCCTTGGAAGTGAACAATCCTCGGGACTTCATTGATTACTTCCTGATGAAAATGGGACAG GAAAAGGAGAATGATCACTTGAAGTTTACTTTTGAAAACTTAGTAACCAGTGCGTCTGATTTATTTGGAGCTGGGACAGAAACAACAAGCACCACCCTACGATATAGTCTCCTGCTTCTGCTGAAGCACCCAGAAGTCACAG CTAAAGTCCAGGAAGAGATTGAGCGTGTAATTGGCAGATGCCAGAGCCCTTGCATGCAAGACAGGAGCCGCATGCCCTATATGAATGCAGTATTGCACGAGATCCAGAGATACATTGATCTTATCCCAAACAGCCTGCCTCATGCAGTGACCCGTGACATTAAATTCAGAAACTATGTCATCCCCAAG GGCACAAACGTGTTAGTATCACTGACTTCTGTGCTACACGATGAACAAGAATTCCCCAACCCAGAGGTATTTGACCCTGCCCACTTCCTGGATGATAATGGCAACTTTAAGAAGAGTGATTATTTCATGCCTTTCTCAGCAG
- the LOC131828625 gene encoding cytochrome P450 2C41-like isoform X4: protein MVGILFTNGNKWKEIRRFSLMTLRTLGMGKSDLESRVQEEACHLVEALRKTKALPYDPTFVLGCASCNVICSIIFQNRFDYTDQILIGFLKIFNENLKILSSPWIQIYNSFPALLDYLPGSHNTILNNSVFINNYILEKIKEHQESLEVNNPRDFIDYFLMKMGQEKENDHLKFTFENLVTSASDLFGAGTETTSTTLRYSLLLLLKHPEVTAKVQEEIERVIGRCQSPCMQDRSRMPYMNAVLHEIQRYIDLIPNSLPHAVTRDIKFRNYVIPKGTNVLVSLTSVLHDEQEFPNPEVFDPAHFLDDNGNFKKSDYFMPFSAGKRICLGEGLARMELFLFLTTILQKFTLKSLVDPKDIDTTPTASGFSHVPPPYQLCFIPI, encoded by the exons ATGGTAG GAATCCTTTTCACTAACGGAAACAAATGGAAGGAGATACGGCGCTTCTCCCTCATGACCCTGCGGACTTTGGGGATGGGAAAGAGTGACCTTGAGAGCCGAGTTCAAGAGGAAGCCTGCCACCTTGTAGAAGCTTTGAGAAAAACCAAAG CCTTACCCTATGATCCCACTTTTGTCCTGGGCTGTGCTTCCTGCAATGTGATCTGCTCCATCATTTTCCAAAATCGTTTTGATTATACAGATCAGATTTTAATTGGcttcctgaaaatatttaacGAAAACCTCAAGATTTTGAGTTCCCCATGGATTCAG atCTACAATAGCTTCCCTGCTCTCCTTGATTATCTCCCAGGAAGTCATAACACAATACTTAacaattctgtttttataaataattacattttggagaaaataaaagaacaccaAGAATCCTTGGAAGTGAACAATCCTCGGGACTTCATTGATTACTTCCTGATGAAAATGGGACAG GAAAAGGAGAATGATCACTTGAAGTTTACTTTTGAAAACTTAGTAACCAGTGCGTCTGATTTATTTGGAGCTGGGACAGAAACAACAAGCACCACCCTACGATATAGTCTCCTGCTTCTGCTGAAGCACCCAGAAGTCACAG CTAAAGTCCAGGAAGAGATTGAGCGTGTAATTGGCAGATGCCAGAGCCCTTGCATGCAAGACAGGAGCCGCATGCCCTATATGAATGCAGTATTGCACGAGATCCAGAGATACATTGATCTTATCCCAAACAGCCTGCCTCATGCAGTGACCCGTGACATTAAATTCAGAAACTATGTCATCCCCAAG GGCACAAACGTGTTAGTATCACTGACTTCTGTGCTACACGATGAACAAGAATTCCCCAACCCAGAGGTATTTGACCCTGCCCACTTCCTGGATGATAATGGCAACTTTAAGAAGAGTGATTATTTCATGCCTTTCTCAGCAG GAAAACGAATATGTTTGGGAGAAGGACTGGCCCGTATGGAGCTGTTTTTATTCTTGACCACCATTTTACAGAAATTTACCCTGAAATCTCTGGTTGACCCAAAGGACATTGATACCACCCCAACTGCCAGTGGGTTTAGCCATGTCCCACCCCCCTACCAGCTCTGCTTCATTCCCATATGA